In the Pseudonocardia cypriaca genome, one interval contains:
- a CDS encoding GlxA family transcriptional regulator translates to MLSTVAVLVIPPLPVFEFGTVCEVFGIDRSDDGVPPFEFRVCGEEAGRAVPTVVGAQVVPSRGLDGLRDADLVVVSATRSREFSDEVLDAVREAAAAGSTMMSVCSGSFVLGAAGLLDDRPCTTHWDHADELRERYPRAKVDPDVLYVDDGNLITSAGTAAGIDACLHLVRREVGSAAVNVIARRMVVPPQREGGQRQYIEQPIPVCRSDGLAPVLDWVVEHLDVEHTVSDLAIRARMSDRSFARRFVAETGTTPHKWITLQRVLRAQRLLEDTDMSIDEVAQRSGFGSGALLRHHFRKVVGVSPADFRRTFAARTALAGN, encoded by the coding sequence ATGCTCTCCACCGTCGCTGTGCTCGTGATCCCGCCGCTGCCGGTCTTCGAGTTCGGCACGGTCTGCGAGGTGTTCGGCATCGATCGCAGCGACGACGGCGTGCCGCCCTTCGAGTTCCGGGTGTGCGGTGAGGAGGCCGGCCGGGCGGTACCCACCGTCGTCGGTGCCCAAGTCGTGCCGTCGCGGGGCCTCGACGGGCTGCGGGATGCCGATCTCGTGGTGGTCTCGGCCACCCGGTCCCGGGAGTTCTCCGACGAGGTGCTCGACGCGGTGCGCGAGGCCGCGGCGGCGGGCAGCACGATGATGAGCGTGTGCTCGGGGTCGTTCGTGCTCGGCGCGGCCGGGTTGCTCGACGACCGGCCGTGCACCACCCACTGGGACCACGCCGACGAGCTGCGCGAGCGCTACCCGCGCGCCAAGGTCGACCCGGACGTGCTGTACGTCGACGACGGCAACCTGATCACGAGCGCGGGCACGGCCGCGGGCATCGACGCGTGCCTGCACCTGGTGCGGCGCGAGGTGGGCAGCGCCGCGGTCAACGTGATCGCCCGGCGGATGGTCGTGCCGCCGCAGCGGGAAGGCGGGCAGCGCCAGTACATCGAGCAGCCGATCCCCGTCTGCCGGTCCGACGGCCTGGCCCCGGTGCTGGACTGGGTGGTGGAGCACCTCGACGTCGAGCACACGGTGTCCGACCTCGCGATCCGCGCGCGGATGTCGGACCGCAGCTTCGCCCGCCGGTTCGTGGCGGAGACCGGCACCACCCCGCACAAGTGGATCACCCTCCAGCGGGTGCTGCGGGCCCAGCGGCTCCTGGAGGACACCGACATGAGCATCGACGAGGTGGCCCAGCGCAGCGGTTTCGGCAGTGGGGCGCTGTTGCGCCACCACTTCCGCAAGGTGGTGGGGGTGTCGCCGGCCGACTTCCGTCGCACGTTCGCCGCGCGCACCGCGCTCGCCGGCAACTGA